One genomic region from Roseofilum casamattae BLCC-M143 encodes:
- a CDS encoding trypsin-like peptidase domain-containing protein codes for MIYSRFLSACIVSTSIATIALASPVFANPAVDRIAAEITVRIEGPQGGSGLILAVDNGVYYILTNAHVVSQSGDYTIITPDEQRYLVESTGSVQMPGEDVAVLAFRSTTPYATAQIGDPDAVNVGDPVYVAGWPRSGGSLGQRIFVNTEGELTTLVPGVSPIDFPLHYTNIVRVGMSGGPVLNQRGEAIGINRLVRLAGDRDNRIIGGGVKIDRILSWWETAQKPIPSDLEPVATVATQPDLPGTPAPGKLPESASPAPSVTPPETPAPAPVSPPKPVATVPVSVSGGGYKLAQTLQMDRGFLGAVAIAALPSSRVVSGHSDGAIAIWDMETGEPVRQIEAHQSAVNAIAITPDGQTLISGSDDREIKIWDLGSGELKTTLRGHKDTVSALAIAPDGQTLVSGSWDTQINIWNLKTGELVETLSGHEALISSLAITPNGKQLISGSQDTTIRVWDLNNFQLVKTLNGHQLSVLSLAISQDSQTLASGGGKGKIYLWNLSTGQLTHTFSGHTDGVWSVVLAPDGKTLMSGSWDKTVRLWDLSARELEATLKHHADYVISLALSQDGKTLVSGGLDNQILIWKRQAR; via the coding sequence ATGATTTATTCTCGTTTCCTCTCAGCATGTATCGTTAGTACCTCGATCGCAACGATCGCATTAGCATCTCCAGTATTTGCGAATCCAGCGGTCGATCGCATTGCGGCGGAAATTACGGTGCGCATTGAAGGGCCGCAAGGGGGAAGCGGTCTTATTTTAGCGGTGGATAATGGTGTTTATTATATCCTGACCAATGCCCATGTGGTCAGTCAATCGGGAGACTATACCATTATTACTCCAGACGAACAGCGCTATTTGGTTGAGTCAACCGGTAGCGTACAAATGCCTGGAGAAGATGTGGCGGTTTTGGCGTTTCGCTCCACAACTCCATATGCGACCGCTCAAATTGGCGATCCCGATGCTGTGAACGTCGGAGATCCGGTCTATGTGGCAGGTTGGCCGCGATCGGGTGGCTCCTTGGGTCAGCGGATTTTTGTGAATACGGAAGGCGAGTTAACGACGTTAGTTCCGGGAGTGAGTCCGATTGATTTTCCCTTACACTACACCAATATCGTGCGCGTGGGTATGAGTGGCGGCCCGGTTCTCAACCAGCGGGGAGAGGCAATTGGGATTAATCGGTTGGTGAGGTTGGCGGGCGATCGCGATAATCGTATTATTGGCGGAGGCGTGAAAATCGATCGCATTCTCAGTTGGTGGGAAACGGCGCAAAAACCTATTCCATCCGATCTGGAGCCAGTCGCAACCGTCGCCACTCAGCCCGATCTGCCAGGGACACCTGCGCCAGGGAAGCTACCGGAAAGCGCCTCTCCCGCTCCGTCGGTAACTCCGCCAGAGACACCAGCACCAGCGCCAGTTTCTCCACCAAAACCGGTTGCTACTGTGCCGGTGTCGGTTTCTGGAGGAGGGTATAAGTTGGCGCAAACTTTGCAGATGGATCGGGGATTCCTCGGAGCGGTAGCTATTGCTGCACTACCTTCGTCTCGAGTAGTGAGCGGCCATAGTGATGGCGCGATCGCGATTTGGGATATGGAAACTGGGGAGCCAGTGCGCCAAATTGAGGCTCATCAAAGTGCGGTAAATGCGATCGCCATTACTCCAGACGGTCAAACTTTGATTAGTGGCAGTGACGATCGGGAAATTAAGATTTGGGATCTGGGTTCTGGAGAGCTGAAAACGACGTTAAGGGGTCATAAAGATACAGTATCGGCATTGGCGATCGCGCCTGACGGTCAAACTTTGGTTTCCGGAAGCTGGGATACACAAATTAATATCTGGAATCTGAAGACGGGCGAACTAGTAGAAACTCTTTCCGGTCACGAAGCATTAATTAGTTCCCTGGCGATTACTCCGAATGGCAAACAGTTAATTAGCGGTTCGCAAGATACAACCATTCGAGTTTGGGATTTAAATAATTTTCAGCTCGTCAAAACTCTCAACGGCCATCAATTATCGGTATTGTCCTTAGCCATTAGTCAAGATAGTCAAACTCTTGCTAGTGGAGGAGGAAAAGGTAAGATTTATTTGTGGAATTTATCCACGGGACAGCTAACTCATACCTTTAGCGGACATACGGATGGAGTGTGGTCGGTGGTACTGGCACCGGATGGGAAAACGTTGATGAGTGGTAGTTGGGATAAAACCGTGCGCTTGTGGGATTTGTCCGCGAGAGAGTTAGAAGCGACTTTGAAACACCATGCTGATTATGTAATTTCTCTGGCGTTAAGTCAGGATGGAAAAACCTTGGTGAGTGGCGGTTTGGACAATCAGATTTTGATTTGGAAACGTCAGGCACGGTAG
- a CDS encoding LCP family protein: MSGSVDSSGKDPSRHSNSMMMRANRILFWCYVIIITSLISSTLGAIAALLVPEQLMTMVQPQPEERSPLLEWGYPFQYRLSRPMHLLVMGVDRGSNPNFKGRSDTLLLLRIDPKTNSLNLLSIPRDTRVNVTNFGTRKINELNFLGGAENTIAAVETLLDGIAIDRYLLIQNGALTELVDLLGGLEIFVEQPMSYVDYAQNLKIELLPGWQTLSGQQAEDFVRFRGNALGDIGRIQRQQYLLKALHQRLQNPTVISRLPEAIRIMEQYIDTNLTEEEMRALVGFSLQTESKNFRMVMLPGRASTTGEYDTSYWLMDDGGRDRILREYFNRLWIGDAWDTPDYSVSTGRDPTTLSIALQNATTEPEMLEKVANYLEDKGYRDLYIISDWPHPLRTSQVIVQKGDLRGGNILLEEIDLGRLEAASTGDLRTDLTLRIGEDWLSRFPPSSNPQQ; this comes from the coding sequence TTGTCTGGATCGGTTGACTCTTCGGGAAAAGATCCCTCGCGCCATAGCAACTCAATGATGATGCGAGCCAATCGTATTTTATTCTGGTGCTATGTAATTATTATTACTTCCCTGATTTCCTCAACATTGGGAGCCATTGCTGCTTTATTGGTTCCGGAACAACTGATGACCATGGTGCAACCGCAACCGGAAGAGCGATCGCCATTACTCGAATGGGGATATCCTTTTCAGTATCGTCTCTCCCGACCCATGCACCTGCTGGTGATGGGAGTTGACCGAGGCTCTAACCCCAACTTCAAAGGTCGCAGCGATACTCTTTTGCTTTTGCGCATCGATCCAAAAACCAACAGTCTTAACCTACTTTCCATTCCCAGAGATACCCGCGTTAATGTTACTAATTTTGGCACTCGTAAGATTAACGAACTCAATTTTTTAGGAGGAGCAGAAAATACCATTGCTGCTGTAGAAACCTTGCTCGATGGAATTGCGATCGATCGCTATTTGTTAATTCAAAATGGCGCCCTCACAGAACTTGTCGATCTACTCGGCGGACTGGAAATCTTCGTCGAGCAACCCATGTCTTATGTCGATTACGCACAAAATTTAAAGATCGAACTGTTGCCGGGATGGCAAACCCTGAGCGGTCAGCAAGCAGAAGATTTTGTCCGATTTCGCGGAAATGCATTGGGAGATATCGGTCGCATTCAACGCCAGCAGTATTTGCTGAAAGCTTTACATCAGCGCTTGCAAAATCCCACAGTTATTTCCCGCCTTCCTGAAGCCATTCGTATTATGGAGCAGTATATTGATACGAATTTAACTGAAGAAGAAATGAGAGCGCTTGTCGGGTTTTCACTGCAAACAGAGAGTAAGAATTTTCGCATGGTCATGTTACCCGGCCGAGCCAGCACCACAGGAGAATACGATACCAGTTATTGGTTAATGGATGATGGCGGTCGCGATCGCATTTTGCGCGAATATTTTAATCGGTTATGGATAGGGGATGCATGGGATACTCCAGACTATAGCGTTTCTACCGGACGAGACCCCACTACCTTAAGTATTGCTCTGCAAAATGCAACCACGGAACCGGAGATGCTCGAAAAAGTGGCAAATTATTTAGAAGATAAAGGCTATCGAGACCTCTACATTATCTCCGACTGGCCCCATCCATTGCGTACCTCGCAAGTTATCGTGCAAAAAGGCGATTTGCGTGGAGGTAATATCTTACTTGAAGAGATCGATCTAGGTAGATTAGAAGCAGCATCAACTGGGGATTTGCGCACCGATCTCACTTTGCGCATTGGAGAAGACTGGTTGTCTCGTTTTCCTCCCAGTTCCAACCCGCAGCAATAA
- a CDS encoding DinB family protein, whose protein sequence is MRDELVHHFQQLARYNTLANRRLYNACEQLTEAELKQIRPAFFRSIYGTLNHIMVGDRIWLTRFAGGTIPSTGLDAILYDDFVQLWDARQAEDKCIEKFAADLTSEFLRETIRYTNNAGNVHQDPTVILVAHFFNHQTHHRGQVHGLLSQTLVPPPSLDMHRLLLPHPQETGV, encoded by the coding sequence ATGAGGGACGAGTTAGTACATCATTTTCAGCAATTGGCTCGGTATAATACCTTGGCTAATCGACGGCTCTATAATGCTTGCGAGCAGTTGACGGAAGCAGAACTGAAACAAATCAGACCGGCGTTCTTCCGCAGTATTTACGGTACTCTGAATCATATTATGGTGGGCGATCGCATTTGGTTAACTCGGTTTGCTGGCGGCACGATACCATCAACTGGACTTGACGCCATTCTCTATGATGATTTTGTGCAACTATGGGATGCCCGGCAAGCAGAGGACAAATGTATTGAGAAGTTTGCGGCAGATTTAACATCGGAGTTTCTAAGGGAAACGATTCGATATACAAATAATGCTGGCAATGTTCATCAAGATCCAACAGTAATTCTGGTTGCTCATTTCTTCAACCATCAAACCCACCATCGGGGACAAGTGCACGGACTCCTATCCCAAACGCTAGTCCCTCCACCATCGTTGGATATGCATCGCCTATTGCTTCCTCATCCTCAAGAGACTGGGGTATAG
- the acsF gene encoding magnesium-protoporphyrin IX monomethyl ester (oxidative) cyclase, with protein MVSSAEKPVFEEIRPGVKIPAKETILTPRFYTTDFEEMANMDISVNEAELQAILEEFRVDYNRHHFVRDEEFNQSWDNMDENTRRLFVEFLERSCTAEFSGFLLYKELGRRLKHKSPVLAECFNLMSRDEARHAGFLNKAMSDFNLSLDLGFLTKSRSYTFFKPKFIFYATYLSEKIGYWRYITIYRHLEAHPEDRIYPIFRFFENWCQDENRHGDFFDAIMKAQPQILNDWRAKLWCRFFLLSVFATMFLNDLQRSDFYASIGLNARDYDVYVIEKTNETAGRVFPVMLDVNDPEFYQRLDLCVANNEELRAIVNSDQPGFVKLLRKLPLYVSNGWQFVKLYFMKPIDTTGLVGSVR; from the coding sequence ATGGTAAGTTCGGCTGAAAAACCTGTTTTTGAAGAAATCCGTCCTGGGGTGAAAATCCCAGCGAAGGAAACCATTCTCACCCCTCGATTTTATACCACTGACTTCGAGGAGATGGCTAACATGGACATCTCGGTTAATGAAGCAGAATTGCAAGCCATTCTGGAAGAATTCCGAGTAGACTACAACCGCCATCACTTCGTCCGGGATGAAGAGTTCAACCAATCCTGGGACAACATGGATGAAAACACCCGTCGGTTGTTTGTTGAGTTTCTCGAGCGCTCCTGTACGGCTGAGTTTTCTGGGTTTTTGCTCTACAAAGAACTCGGACGTCGCCTCAAACATAAAAGCCCGGTTTTAGCAGAATGCTTTAACTTAATGTCTCGTGACGAAGCGCGTCATGCGGGCTTTTTGAATAAAGCTATGTCCGACTTTAACCTGTCCCTAGATTTAGGATTCCTGACTAAAAGTCGCAGCTATACTTTCTTCAAACCGAAATTCATTTTCTACGCGACTTATCTCTCCGAGAAAATTGGCTACTGGCGCTATATCACTATCTATCGCCACTTGGAAGCGCATCCGGAAGATAGAATCTATCCCATCTTCCGTTTCTTTGAAAATTGGTGTCAAGATGAAAACCGCCATGGCGATTTCTTTGATGCCATTATGAAAGCACAGCCGCAAATCCTGAATGATTGGCGCGCTAAACTTTGGTGTCGCTTCTTTTTGCTCTCCGTATTTGCGACTATGTTCCTGAACGATTTACAGCGTTCGGACTTCTATGCGTCCATTGGCTTGAATGCTCGCGATTACGATGTTTACGTGATTGAAAAAACCAATGAAACTGCCGGACGAGTCTTCCCGGTAATGCTGGATGTGAATGACCCAGAATTCTATCAGCGCTTGGATCTTTGCGTTGCCAATAATGAGGAATTGCGCGCTATTGTTAATAGCGACCAACCGGGATTTGTGAAACTGCTGCGCAAACTGCCTCTCTATGTTTCTAATGGTTGGCAGTTCGTGAAGCTATATTTCATGAAACCCATTGATACCACTGGTTTGGTGGGAAGCGTCCGGTAA